Proteins from a genomic interval of Thermus neutrinimicus:
- the thrB gene encoding homoserine kinase, translating into MDHPTRLYVPATLANLGSGFDALGVALDLYLEVEAEPAPKDAFHYEGEGQVEGEDNLIHQGYRAGMEALGLRPEPLLIRAFNPIPLARGMGSSSAALVAGVALADQHSGGRLGREGVFQVAARLEGHPDNVAPAVYGGFVAALAEPPLAIPLPRPQGVYFVLAIPPYEVPTPLARAALPEQVPLKDAVFNLARSALWPAALYSGKLEALREACRDRLHQPHRAHLMPGVLEAIEGALEAGALAAFVGGAGPTVAALAREDRLEEVAKALEGYRGEGRTLILGIGEGYFWKET; encoded by the coding sequence ATGGATCACCCAACCCGCCTCTATGTCCCCGCCACCCTGGCCAACCTGGGCTCGGGGTTTGACGCCTTGGGGGTAGCCCTGGACCTCTACCTGGAGGTGGAGGCCGAGCCGGCCCCCAAGGATGCCTTCCACTACGAGGGGGAAGGACAGGTGGAGGGTGAGGACAACCTCATCCACCAGGGCTACCGGGCGGGGATGGAGGCCTTGGGCTTACGGCCAGAACCTCTTCTTATTCGGGCCTTCAACCCCATCCCCCTGGCCCGGGGCATGGGAAGCTCTTCCGCCGCCCTGGTGGCCGGGGTGGCCCTGGCGGACCAGCACTCCGGGGGAAGGCTGGGACGGGAAGGGGTTTTTCAGGTGGCCGCCCGCCTGGAAGGCCACCCCGACAACGTGGCCCCCGCGGTCTACGGGGGGTTCGTGGCCGCCCTGGCCGAACCTCCCCTGGCTATTCCCCTTCCCAGGCCCCAAGGGGTTTACTTTGTCCTGGCCATACCCCCCTATGAGGTGCCCACGCCCTTGGCCCGGGCGGCCTTGCCCGAGCAGGTTCCCCTAAAGGATGCCGTGTTCAACCTGGCCCGCAGTGCCCTTTGGCCTGCCGCCCTGTATTCAGGAAAGCTCGAGGCCCTACGGGAAGCCTGCCGGGACCGCCTGCACCAGCCCCACCGGGCCCACCTGATGCCGGGGGTTTTGGAAGCGATCGAAGGGGCCTTGGAAGCCGGGGCCCTGGCCGCCTTCGTGGGGGGAGCGGGCCCCACCGTGGCCGCCCTGGCCCGCGAGGATCGCCTGGAGGAGGTGGCCAAGGCCTTGGAGGGCTACCGGGGCGAGGGGCGTACCCTAATCTTGGGTATAGGGGAGGGATACTTCTGGAAGGAAACCTGA
- a CDS encoding NAD(P)H-hydrate dehydratase, which yields MRLFTPEAMREADQKAVEMGYPSLLLMEWAGMKAARVYMELFGHRPAVVLAGKGNNGGDGLVLARHLHLAGVPVRVFAAEGQGGDALLARSALKAHGLEIRPLEEATWNREEVLVDALFGTGLRGPLEGFHAGLVDRMNASGLPILALDLPSGLPFTPHVQATATVAFAALKTPHLLHREACGRLYLAEIGLPKDLLAREDLPEVATPEALKPLLPKRPLTAHKGSVGRVGVLGGYRGEGLRYAGAPVLAALGAYRMGAGLVHLVAPEGTPLEPLEAVFHPASHPTLPPLKAEALAVGMGGGPWGRGWALEALKARLPTVLDADALHLEVAEAYRQAGVPTVLTPHAGEAGRLLGMPPEEVAKDPLQAARTLAERTGLTVVLKGNPTVVAQGSRLSLNPTGNPALATGGTGDVLSGAIAALLAAGLRPFDAARLGVYLHGLAGDLRAGEKGVGLLAREVAEALPRARRLLEGGQAPWPFSRV from the coding sequence ATGAGGCTCTTTACCCCCGAGGCCATGCGGGAAGCCGACCAGAAGGCGGTGGAGATGGGGTATCCCTCCCTCCTCCTCATGGAGTGGGCAGGGATGAAGGCGGCACGGGTCTACATGGAGCTTTTTGGCCACCGCCCCGCTGTGGTCCTGGCGGGCAAGGGGAACAACGGCGGGGACGGGCTGGTGCTGGCCCGGCACCTCCACCTGGCCGGGGTGCCGGTACGGGTCTTTGCCGCGGAAGGCCAGGGCGGGGATGCCCTTTTGGCCCGAAGCGCCCTAAAGGCCCACGGCCTGGAGATCCGCCCCCTGGAGGAAGCCACCTGGAACCGGGAGGAGGTGCTGGTGGATGCCCTATTCGGCACCGGCCTAAGGGGGCCCCTGGAAGGATTCCATGCCGGTTTGGTGGATCGGATGAACGCCTCCGGGCTTCCCATCCTGGCCCTGGACCTGCCGTCAGGCCTCCCCTTTACCCCACACGTGCAGGCCACGGCCACCGTGGCCTTCGCCGCCCTCAAGACCCCCCACCTCCTCCACCGCGAGGCCTGCGGGCGGCTCTATCTGGCGGAAATCGGGCTCCCCAAGGACCTCCTGGCCCGGGAGGACCTGCCCGAGGTGGCCACCCCCGAGGCCCTAAAACCCCTCCTGCCCAAGCGCCCCCTCACCGCCCACAAGGGCAGCGTGGGCCGGGTGGGGGTGCTGGGAGGGTACCGGGGGGAGGGCTTGCGCTACGCCGGGGCCCCGGTCCTGGCCGCCCTGGGGGCCTACCGCATGGGGGCGGGGCTGGTGCACCTGGTGGCCCCTGAGGGCACACCCTTAGAGCCCCTCGAGGCCGTCTTCCACCCCGCCTCCCACCCCACCCTTCCCCCCCTCAAGGCGGAGGCCCTGGCCGTAGGGATGGGCGGGGGGCCGTGGGGCAGGGGGTGGGCGCTAGAGGCCCTAAAGGCCCGTCTCCCCACCGTCTTGGACGCCGACGCCCTTCACCTCGAGGTGGCCGAGGCCTACCGCCAAGCGGGCGTGCCCACCGTCCTCACCCCCCATGCGGGAGAAGCGGGAAGGCTTTTGGGGATGCCCCCAGAGGAGGTCGCCAAGGATCCCCTGCAGGCCGCCCGGACCCTGGCGGAGCGCACGGGGCTCACCGTGGTCCTCAAAGGAAACCCCACCGTGGTGGCTCAGGGAAGCCGCCTTTCCCTAAACCCCACTGGCAACCCCGCCCTGGCCACCGGGGGAACGGGGGATGTGCTCTCCGGGGCCATCGCCGCCCTGCTGGCGGCGGGGCTTAGGCCTTTTGACGCGGCACGGCTTGGGGTCTATCTCCACGGCCTGGCCGGGGACCTCCGGGCCGGGGAAAAGGGGGTGGGGCTCCTCGCCCGGGAGGTGGCGGAGGCTCTTCCCCGGGCGCGGAGGCTTTTGGAAGGAGGGCAGGCGCCCTGGCCCTTTTCCCGGGTATGA
- a CDS encoding SIR2 family NAD-dependent protein deacylase, which translates to MGLGEARSRLGEARRVAVLTGAGISKPSGIPTFRDAEGLWREFNPLDYATPEAYARNPERVWEWYAWRLAKVREAKPNPAHLALVRLEEEVLGRGGAFLLVTQNVDGLHALAGSQNLVELHGNILRARCEACGHRFPLPDPFVPPPFCPLCGHRARPDVVWFGELLPEGAWERAEKAFAEADVALVVGTSAEVEPAASLGRIAYASGAYLIEVNPEPTPLTPLAHLSLRMGAVEGLEALLGEDSPDPSASG; encoded by the coding sequence ATGGGATTAGGGGAAGCTCGGTCGAGGCTTGGGGAGGCCAGGAGGGTGGCGGTCCTGACCGGGGCAGGCATCTCCAAGCCCTCGGGCATCCCCACCTTCCGCGATGCCGAGGGGCTTTGGAGGGAGTTCAACCCCCTAGACTACGCCACCCCGGAGGCGTACGCCAGAAACCCGGAAAGGGTCTGGGAATGGTACGCCTGGCGCCTCGCCAAGGTGCGGGAGGCCAAGCCCAACCCCGCCCATCTGGCCCTGGTGCGGCTGGAAGAGGAGGTGCTGGGGCGAGGGGGGGCCTTCCTCCTGGTCACCCAGAACGTGGACGGCCTCCACGCCTTGGCGGGAAGCCAGAACCTGGTGGAGCTTCACGGCAACATCCTAAGGGCCCGGTGTGAGGCCTGTGGGCACCGCTTTCCCCTTCCCGATCCCTTCGTTCCTCCTCCCTTCTGCCCCCTGTGCGGGCATAGGGCCCGGCCGGACGTGGTCTGGTTTGGGGAGTTATTGCCGGAAGGAGCCTGGGAACGGGCGGAGAAAGCCTTTGCCGAGGCGGATGTGGCCCTGGTGGTGGGTACCAGCGCCGAGGTGGAACCCGCCGCCTCCTTAGGGCGTATCGCCTACGCCTCCGGGGCCTACCTGATCGAGGTGAACCCCGAGCCCACCCCCCTTACCCCCTTGGCCCACCTCTCCCTGCGCATGGGGGCGGTGGAGGGGTTGGAGGCGCTTTTGGGTGAGGACAGCCCAGATCCTTCGGCTTCTGGCTGA